One window of Saccharopolyspora phatthalungensis genomic DNA carries:
- a CDS encoding TlyA family RNA methyltransferase, producing the protein MPRKARLDAELVRRGLARSREHATELVAAGRVSVRGMVAQKSATAIEIDAPVVVAEDVDDPGWASRGAHKLVGALETFEPAGLTVADRRCLDAGASTGGFTDVLLRRGAREVVAVDVGYGQLVWKLQTDDRVRIHDRTNVRSLAPRDIGGQVDLVVADLSFISLKLVLPALVDCATSESDLVPMIKPQFEVGKQRLGSGGVVRDPELRAEAVLEVVRFAAEHGLGLRGVVASPLPGPSGNVEYFAWLRPGEETDASAAEALVVDAVRQGPQTSVKGSHR; encoded by the coding sequence GTGCCACGCAAGGCGCGGTTGGATGCCGAACTGGTTCGTCGCGGGCTCGCCCGATCCCGCGAACACGCCACGGAACTGGTCGCCGCGGGCCGGGTGAGCGTGCGCGGCATGGTGGCCCAGAAGTCCGCCACCGCAATTGAGATCGACGCGCCGGTCGTGGTCGCCGAGGACGTCGACGATCCGGGCTGGGCGTCGCGCGGCGCTCACAAGCTGGTCGGTGCGTTAGAGACGTTCGAGCCCGCCGGGCTGACCGTCGCCGACCGGCGCTGCCTGGACGCGGGCGCATCCACGGGCGGGTTCACCGACGTGCTGCTGCGCCGGGGAGCGCGCGAGGTGGTGGCGGTCGACGTCGGATACGGCCAGCTGGTCTGGAAGCTGCAGACCGATGACCGGGTGCGGATCCACGACCGGACGAACGTGCGGTCGCTGGCGCCCCGGGACATCGGTGGCCAGGTGGATCTGGTGGTGGCCGACCTGTCCTTCATCTCGCTGAAGCTGGTGCTGCCCGCGCTGGTCGACTGCGCCACCTCGGAATCCGATCTGGTGCCAATGATCAAACCGCAATTCGAGGTGGGCAAACAGCGGCTAGGCTCGGGTGGCGTGGTACGCGATCCCGAGTTGCGGGCCGAAGCGGTCCTGGAGGTCGTGCGGTTCGCCGCCGAGCACGGGCTGGGCCTGCGCGGTGTCGTGGCCAGTCCGCTGCCCGGCCCGTCCGGGAACGTCGAATACTTCGCCTGGCTGCGTCCGGGCGAGGAGACCGACGCATCGGCGGCGGAAGCGCTCGTGGTGGACGCGGTTCGGCAGGGGCCGCAGACTTCAGTCAAAGGCTCGCACCGGTGA
- a CDS encoding NAD kinase translates to MTREVLLVVHTGRQHNMRTAEKVAGQLIGAGIRVRVLAEEATELNPDCYLQVVEPGPEAAAGTELVLVLGGDGTLLRAAELARLADVPVFGVNLGRVGFLAGADSDALDEAVAAVVESRYFVEERMTIEVTAKLDGDVLARTWALNEASVEKSSRERILDLVVEVDGHPVSAFGCDGVLCSTPTGSTAYAFSAGGPVVWPEVQALLVVPSNAHALFARPLVVSQKSLVALEIDQHGHHAVLFCDGQRQFDLPPGARVEVVAGAAPLRLVRLHDTAFTDRLVRKFELPVQGWRGPATT, encoded by the coding sequence TTGACCCGAGAGGTGCTGCTGGTGGTGCACACCGGCAGGCAGCACAACATGCGCACTGCCGAGAAGGTCGCCGGCCAGCTCATCGGCGCGGGCATTCGGGTGCGGGTGCTCGCCGAAGAGGCGACGGAACTGAACCCCGACTGCTACCTCCAGGTGGTCGAGCCCGGCCCGGAGGCCGCGGCCGGCACCGAGCTCGTTCTGGTGCTGGGCGGCGACGGAACCCTGTTGCGCGCGGCCGAACTCGCGCGGCTGGCCGACGTGCCGGTCTTCGGGGTGAACCTAGGCCGGGTCGGTTTCCTGGCCGGGGCGGATTCCGATGCGCTCGACGAAGCGGTGGCCGCCGTCGTCGAATCCCGGTACTTCGTCGAGGAGCGGATGACCATCGAGGTCACCGCGAAGCTCGACGGCGACGTCCTGGCCCGCACCTGGGCGCTCAACGAGGCGAGCGTCGAGAAGAGCAGCCGGGAGCGGATCCTGGACCTGGTGGTGGAGGTCGACGGCCACCCGGTGTCGGCGTTCGGTTGCGACGGCGTGCTGTGCTCCACCCCAACCGGGTCGACGGCGTACGCGTTCTCCGCGGGTGGCCCCGTGGTGTGGCCGGAGGTGCAGGCGCTGCTGGTCGTGCCGAGCAACGCGCATGCGCTGTTCGCCCGCCCGCTGGTGGTGTCGCAGAAGTCGTTGGTCGCATTGGAGATCGACCAGCACGGCCACCACGCGGTGCTGTTCTGCGACGGGCAGCGCCAGTTCGACCTGCCGCCGGGGGCGCGCGTCGAGGTGGTCGCCGGTGCCGCGCCGCTGCGCCTCGTCCGGCTGCACGACACCGCGTTCACCGATCGCCTGGTCCGCAAGTTCGAGCTGCCGGTCCAGGGCTGGCGAGGCCCCGCCACAACTTGA
- the recN gene encoding DNA repair protein RecN — translation MLAEMRIQGLGVIDDATLALHAGLTVVTGETGAGKTMVVTGLHLLGGGRADASRVRSGAQRAVVEGRFQTTIDSPAAKVAADAGAEPDEDGSLIAVRTVTADGRSRAHLGGRSVPNAVLSELAEQALAVHGQNDQLRLLRSGEQRAVLDRFAGEPVLHVLADYQRVRAEWADAVRELTERTERSRELAREAELLRHSLAEIEAVAPEPGEDVELVDEARRLADVDQLREIATAAHLALSGAVDGDPDAPGAIGLIGEARRRLGAAEDPALRELEPRVAEAVAVLADVGGELGGYLDRLDADPARLEQVLARQAELKQLTKKYAADVDGVLAWADDARARLSGMDTSEEALAALAARRDELATELAEHAAAVSAARQEAAVGLAAAVSEELDGLAMPQARLEVVVQAKEADPSDPYALTVRGRSVHAGPEGVDEVELQLIAHSGAPALPIHKGASGGELSRVMLALEVVLADADTVPTLVFDEVDAGVGGRAAVEIGRRLARLAGTHQVVVVTHLPQVAAYADRHLVVDKGAADGGLTRSDVRVVADERRVVELARMLAGMDSTETGRAHAEELLDTATAYKLAQTRFRRRGKSAPKKREHSKK, via the coding sequence GTGTTGGCGGAGATGCGCATCCAGGGACTGGGCGTCATCGACGACGCCACGCTCGCACTGCACGCCGGCCTGACCGTGGTCACCGGTGAGACCGGCGCCGGTAAGACGATGGTGGTCACCGGGCTGCATCTGCTCGGCGGTGGTCGGGCCGATGCGTCGCGGGTCCGGTCCGGTGCGCAGCGTGCCGTCGTGGAGGGCCGGTTCCAGACCACGATCGACTCGCCGGCGGCAAAGGTAGCCGCGGATGCCGGGGCCGAACCCGACGAGGACGGAAGCCTGATCGCGGTGCGGACCGTGACGGCCGACGGCCGGTCGCGGGCGCATCTCGGCGGTCGTTCGGTGCCCAACGCGGTGCTGTCGGAACTGGCCGAGCAAGCGCTCGCCGTGCATGGCCAGAACGACCAGCTGCGGTTGCTGCGGTCCGGCGAGCAGCGCGCGGTGCTGGACCGGTTCGCCGGCGAACCGGTGCTGCACGTGCTCGCCGACTACCAGCGGGTCCGGGCGGAATGGGCCGATGCGGTGCGGGAACTGACCGAGCGCACCGAACGCTCGCGGGAGTTGGCCAGGGAAGCGGAGTTGCTCCGGCACAGCCTCGCCGAGATCGAGGCCGTCGCACCGGAACCCGGCGAGGACGTCGAGCTGGTCGACGAGGCGCGGCGGCTCGCGGATGTCGACCAGCTCCGGGAGATCGCGACCGCCGCTCACCTGGCGCTCAGCGGCGCGGTCGACGGCGATCCGGACGCGCCGGGCGCGATCGGCCTGATCGGGGAGGCCCGGCGGCGCCTCGGCGCGGCCGAGGACCCGGCACTGCGCGAGTTGGAGCCGCGGGTGGCGGAGGCGGTCGCGGTGCTGGCCGACGTGGGCGGCGAGCTCGGCGGTTACCTGGACCGGTTGGACGCCGACCCCGCCCGGCTGGAGCAGGTGTTGGCCCGGCAGGCGGAACTGAAGCAGTTGACGAAGAAGTACGCCGCGGACGTCGACGGCGTGCTGGCCTGGGCCGACGACGCACGCGCCCGACTGTCCGGAATGGACACTTCCGAGGAGGCGCTGGCGGCGTTGGCCGCGCGGCGTGATGAACTCGCGACCGAGTTGGCCGAGCACGCGGCTGCGGTGTCTGCGGCTCGGCAGGAGGCTGCGGTGGGCCTGGCCGCAGCGGTATCCGAGGAGTTGGACGGGCTGGCGATGCCGCAGGCGCGGCTGGAAGTCGTTGTCCAGGCGAAGGAAGCCGACCCCAGCGATCCGTACGCGCTGACCGTGCGAGGGCGCTCCGTGCATGCCGGTCCGGAGGGCGTCGACGAGGTCGAACTCCAGCTGATCGCGCATTCCGGTGCCCCCGCGCTGCCGATTCACAAGGGTGCCTCGGGCGGTGAGCTGTCCCGGGTGATGCTGGCGCTGGAGGTCGTGCTCGCCGACGCGGACACGGTGCCAACACTGGTGTTCGACGAAGTCGACGCCGGAGTCGGGGGTCGCGCCGCGGTGGAGATCGGGCGGCGGCTGGCCCGCCTGGCCGGCACCCACCAGGTCGTGGTCGTCACCCACCTGCCGCAGGTCGCCGCGTACGCCGACCGGCACCTCGTGGTGGACAAGGGAGCCGCCGACGGCGGGCTGACGCGCAGCGATGTGCGAGTGGTCGCCGACGAGCGGCGGGTGGTCGAGTTGGCGCGGATGCTGGCCGGGATGGACTCCACGGAGACCGGGCGGGCCCACGCGGAGGAACTGCTCGACACCGCGACGGCCTACAAGCTGGCCCAAACGCGGTTCCGGCGGCGCGGGAAGTCGGCGCCCAAAAAGCGGGAGCACAGCAAGAAGTAG
- the steA gene encoding putative cytokinetic ring protein SteA yields MKLSGLLARQQESLPGIAGIARVERRSGDVLRRVRSGDIAVIDHADLDRRTAEALVSAGVVGVVNAVPSISGRYPNLGPEVLLSAGVALVDGVGPEVAHRVKDGAKIRLHEGGVFVGDREVGRGTQQDANSVADLLIEAKAGMSAQLEAFSANTIEFLRRERTLILDGVGVPELTVPMAGRQVLVVAPGYGHADDLQRLRKYIREYRPVLIGVESGAEALRKAGYKPNVIVGDPDGIATTMLKCGAELVIPAHLDGHAPGLERIQDLGIGAVTFPASGNPEDLALLLADAHKASLVITVGFQATLGEFLDRGRSGSNPSTFLTRLRLGSKVIDGPAVAALQRSRTPVSAVVLLVASVLLVVVVALLVSGLGTAFLGVLADTGDDVSAYFKGLFT; encoded by the coding sequence ATGAAACTCAGCGGTCTGCTGGCCCGCCAGCAGGAAAGCCTGCCCGGCATCGCCGGGATCGCCAGGGTCGAGCGGCGCTCGGGTGACGTGCTGCGCCGGGTCCGTTCCGGCGACATCGCGGTGATCGATCACGCGGACCTGGACCGGCGAACGGCCGAAGCGCTGGTCTCGGCCGGTGTGGTCGGTGTGGTCAACGCCGTGCCCTCGATCTCCGGGCGCTACCCGAACCTCGGGCCCGAAGTGCTGCTGTCGGCCGGCGTCGCGTTGGTCGACGGGGTCGGCCCCGAGGTGGCGCACCGGGTCAAGGACGGCGCGAAAATCCGGCTGCACGAAGGCGGTGTGTTCGTCGGGGACCGGGAGGTCGGGCGCGGGACGCAGCAGGACGCCAACTCGGTCGCCGATTTGCTCATCGAAGCCAAGGCCGGGATGTCGGCGCAGCTTGAGGCGTTCTCGGCGAACACCATCGAGTTCCTGCGCAGGGAGCGGACGCTGATCCTCGACGGCGTCGGCGTGCCGGAGCTGACGGTGCCGATGGCGGGCCGCCAGGTGCTGGTGGTGGCGCCGGGCTATGGCCATGCCGACGACCTGCAGCGATTGCGGAAGTACATCCGGGAGTACCGGCCGGTGCTGATCGGGGTCGAAAGCGGCGCGGAGGCGCTGCGCAAGGCCGGGTACAAGCCGAACGTCATCGTCGGTGACCCCGACGGCATCGCCACCACCATGCTGAAGTGCGGCGCGGAGCTCGTGATCCCCGCCCACCTCGACGGGCACGCGCCCGGCCTGGAGCGCATCCAGGATCTGGGCATCGGCGCGGTGACGTTCCCGGCCTCCGGGAACCCCGAGGACCTGGCGCTGCTGCTCGCCGACGCGCACAAGGCGAGCCTGGTGATCACGGTCGGTTTCCAGGCGACGCTGGGCGAATTCCTCGACCGCGGGCGCTCCGGATCGAACCCGTCGACGTTCCTTACCCGGCTCCGGTTGGGCAGCAAGGTCATCGACGGTCCGGCGGTGGCCGCGTTGCAGCGCAGCCGGACACCTGTCAGCGCCGTGGTGCTGCTGGTCGCCTCGGTGCTGCTGGTGGTCGTCGTGGCCCTGCTGGTCTCCGGGCTGGGCACCGCATTCCTGGGCGTGCTCGCCGACACCGGTGACGACGTATCCGCATATTTCAAGGGGCTTTTCACGTGA
- a CDS encoding copper transporter, producing MISLRYHIVSIAAVFLALAVGVVVGSSSISDRLLAGVGDQQRSLQQQVNDLNAERTALKAQVAAADRFDSAVGPMAVQGQLAKRSVVLITSADSSEQQRDAVAQLLRAAGADVTGEVRLGQSFADPDRADQLRRVVTELLPAGVQLPTAADPGTLAGGLIGPLALLNPQTGQPQTGGQERAAAFAGLADGGFAVASPGLRPAQLAVMLTGGRIDGDSAGDKAATLARFATQIDRAGQGAVLAGDAGSADGNGAVGVARADPAMASTLSTVDNADSGSGRVAIVLAAREQADRQAGHYGVASSAQGPVPATRG from the coding sequence GTGATCTCGTTGCGCTACCACATCGTGTCGATCGCTGCGGTGTTCCTGGCGTTGGCCGTGGGCGTCGTCGTCGGCTCCAGCTCGATCAGCGACCGGTTGCTGGCCGGCGTTGGCGACCAGCAACGGTCGTTGCAGCAGCAGGTCAACGACCTCAACGCCGAGCGAACGGCGCTCAAGGCGCAGGTCGCTGCCGCCGATCGGTTCGACTCGGCGGTGGGGCCGATGGCCGTGCAGGGCCAGCTGGCGAAGCGCAGCGTTGTGCTGATCACTTCGGCGGACTCCTCCGAACAGCAGCGCGACGCGGTGGCGCAGCTGCTGCGCGCGGCGGGTGCGGACGTGACCGGTGAGGTGCGCCTGGGCCAGTCGTTCGCCGATCCGGACCGGGCGGACCAGCTGCGGCGGGTGGTCACCGAGCTGCTGCCCGCCGGTGTGCAGCTGCCCACGGCGGCGGATCCCGGCACTTTGGCGGGTGGCCTGATCGGGCCGTTGGCCCTGCTGAACCCGCAGACCGGGCAGCCGCAGACCGGCGGCCAGGAGCGAGCGGCCGCGTTCGCGGGTCTGGCCGACGGGGGCTTCGCGGTCGCCTCGCCGGGGTTGCGGCCCGCGCAGCTCGCGGTGATGCTGACCGGTGGCCGGATCGACGGTGACAGTGCGGGGGACAAGGCCGCGACACTGGCCCGGTTCGCGACCCAGATCGACCGGGCGGGCCAGGGTGCGGTGCTGGCCGGCGATGCCGGTTCGGCCGACGGGAACGGTGCGGTGGGAGTGGCGCGCGCGGACCCGGCGATGGCGTCGACGCTGTCCACGGTGGACAACGCGGACAGCGGCTCGGGTCGGGTGGCGATCGTGCTGGCGGCGCGTGAGCAGGCCGACCGGCAGGCCGGGCACTACGGCGTCGCGAGCAGTGCCCAGGGGCCGGTTCCCGCGACCCGAGGCTGA
- a CDS encoding CTP synthase, with product MPQARTIKHVFVTGGVASSLGKGLTASSLGELLTSRGLRVTMQKLDPYLNVDPGTMNPFQHGEVFVTEDGAETDLDIGHYERFLDRDLTRNANVTTGQVYSTVIAKERRGEYLGDTVQVIPHITDQIKARIRAMAEPDEDGRTPDVVITEVGGTVGDIESLPFLEACRQVRHDVGRDNCFFLHVSLVPFLAPSGELKTKPTQHSVAALRNIGIQPDALVCRADRDLPEDLKRKIALMCDVDVDGVVACPDAPSIYDIPRVLHGEGLDAYLVRRLGLPFRDVDWSVWGDLLDRVHNPSERVRIALVGKYVDLPDAYLSVTEALRAGGFAHRAKVEISWVGSDTCETEAGAAHALSGMDGVLIPGGFGVRGIEGKLGAIRYARTHGIPALGLCLGLQCMVIETARSLAGLERANSTEFEEPAKHPVISTMADQHDVLSGDRDMGGTMRLGSYPAKLQEGSIVAEAYGATEVAERHRHRYEVNNAYRDRLSKAGVVFSGTSPDDRLVEFVELPREEHPFFVGTQAHPELKSRPTRPHPLFAAFVKAALDYRAAERLPVEFEPVQEPAPSV from the coding sequence GTGCCGCAAGCACGCACGATCAAGCATGTGTTCGTCACGGGGGGCGTGGCCTCCTCGTTGGGTAAGGGGCTCACGGCATCCAGCCTGGGTGAATTGCTGACTTCCCGCGGCCTGCGGGTGACCATGCAGAAGCTCGACCCCTACCTGAACGTCGATCCGGGAACGATGAACCCGTTCCAGCACGGTGAGGTGTTCGTGACCGAGGACGGCGCGGAGACCGACCTCGACATCGGGCACTACGAGCGGTTCCTGGACCGGGACCTGACCCGCAACGCCAACGTGACGACCGGTCAGGTGTACTCGACGGTCATCGCCAAGGAGCGCCGCGGCGAGTACCTGGGCGACACCGTGCAGGTGATCCCGCACATCACCGACCAGATCAAGGCCCGGATCCGGGCGATGGCCGAGCCGGACGAGGACGGCCGCACGCCCGACGTGGTGATCACCGAGGTCGGCGGCACGGTCGGTGACATCGAGTCGCTGCCGTTCCTGGAGGCCTGCCGACAGGTCCGGCACGACGTCGGCCGGGACAACTGTTTCTTCCTGCACGTGTCGCTGGTGCCGTTCCTGGCGCCCTCCGGCGAGCTGAAGACCAAGCCGACCCAGCACTCGGTGGCGGCGCTGCGCAATATCGGTATCCAGCCCGATGCGCTGGTGTGCCGGGCGGACCGGGACCTGCCCGAGGATCTCAAGCGCAAGATCGCGCTGATGTGCGACGTCGACGTGGACGGCGTGGTGGCCTGCCCGGACGCGCCGTCGATCTACGACATCCCGCGGGTGCTGCACGGGGAGGGCCTGGACGCCTACCTGGTGCGGCGGCTCGGACTGCCGTTCCGCGACGTCGACTGGTCGGTGTGGGGTGACTTGCTGGACCGGGTGCACAACCCGTCGGAGCGGGTGCGGATCGCCCTGGTCGGCAAGTACGTTGACCTGCCCGACGCCTACCTGTCGGTCACCGAGGCGCTGCGTGCCGGTGGTTTCGCGCACCGGGCGAAGGTGGAGATCTCCTGGGTCGGTTCGGATACCTGCGAGACCGAGGCGGGCGCGGCGCACGCACTGTCCGGAATGGACGGTGTGCTGATTCCGGGCGGCTTCGGGGTGCGCGGCATCGAGGGCAAGCTCGGTGCCATCCGGTATGCGCGCACGCATGGCATTCCGGCCCTCGGGCTGTGCTTGGGCCTGCAGTGCATGGTGATCGAGACGGCGCGCTCGCTGGCCGGGCTGGAGCGGGCCAACTCCACGGAGTTCGAGGAGCCCGCCAAGCATCCGGTGATCAGCACGATGGCCGACCAGCACGATGTGCTCTCCGGTGACCGGGACATGGGCGGCACCATGCGGCTGGGTTCGTACCCGGCGAAGCTGCAGGAGGGCTCGATCGTCGCCGAGGCCTACGGCGCCACCGAGGTGGCCGAGCGGCACCGGCATCGCTACGAGGTGAACAACGCCTACCGGGACCGGTTGAGCAAGGCGGGCGTGGTGTTCTCCGGGACTTCCCCGGATGACCGGCTGGTGGAGTTCGTCGAGTTGCCGCGCGAGGAGCACCCGTTCTTCGTCGGCACCCAGGCGCACCCGGAGCTGAAGAGCCGTCCCACCCGCCCGCACCCGCTGTTCGCGGCGTTTGTGAAGGCGGCGCTGGACTATCGCGCCGCGGAGCGGTTGCCGGTCGAGTTTGAGCCCGTCCAGGAGCCGGCGCCCAGCGTGTGA
- a CDS encoding NUDIX domain-containing protein, with the protein MVDVDTTENGVARTNGEHEFTTLASDDAYVGKILALRADEVAMPGGGQARREVVEHLGAVAVVALDEHDEVVLIHQYRYPLGRRLWELPAGLLDVAGEEPVRTAQRELAEEAGLAARDWSVLVDVATSPGFTDECVRVFLATGLSDVDRPAAVGDEEADLVIRRFPLAETIRMALAGEIVNGPAVAGLLAAQVVRDGRARPRPADAEWPDRPSRFAAR; encoded by the coding sequence GTGGTCGACGTGGACACGACTGAGAATGGTGTCGCGCGCACCAACGGCGAGCACGAATTCACCACCCTGGCCAGCGACGACGCGTACGTCGGCAAGATCCTCGCGCTGCGGGCCGACGAGGTCGCGATGCCCGGTGGCGGGCAGGCGCGCCGCGAGGTCGTCGAGCACCTCGGCGCGGTGGCGGTGGTGGCGCTCGATGAACACGACGAGGTCGTGCTCATCCATCAGTACCGGTATCCGCTCGGCCGGCGGCTCTGGGAACTGCCGGCCGGGCTGCTGGATGTGGCGGGGGAGGAACCGGTGCGCACGGCGCAGCGGGAACTCGCCGAAGAGGCCGGGCTCGCCGCCCGGGACTGGTCGGTGCTGGTCGACGTCGCCACCTCACCTGGTTTCACCGACGAGTGCGTGCGGGTGTTCCTGGCCACCGGATTGTCCGATGTGGACCGACCGGCGGCGGTCGGGGACGAGGAGGCGGACCTGGTGATCAGGCGTTTTCCGCTGGCCGAGACGATTCGGATGGCGCTGGCCGGGGAGATCGTCAACGGCCCCGCGGTGGCCGGGCTGCTCGCCGCCCAAGTGGTCCGCGACGGCCGGGCCCGGCCGCGACCGGCCGACGCCGAGTGGCCGGACCGGCCGTCGCGCTTCGCCGCCCGGTGA